The Thermus filiformis genome contains a region encoding:
- the pyrF gene encoding orotidine-5'-phosphate decarboxylase, whose amino-acid sequence MDFLDALKRPPLVLGVDPRPELHGRDPLAHIRSYTLALMEALAPRLAAVKFQLAFFEALGPQGMGLLFELASGARVMGLPVLFDGKRGDIGPTAAAYARAYLEAFPGSGLTVNPYLGLDALEPFLEAARRTGGAVFVLVKTSNPGSGFLQDLPVEGRPLWERLLEALAALEEGQPGWSRVGGVVGGTYPEAVRRARALAPRLPLLVPGLGAQGGGFFREEGVLNAASRALYYPGGRPDLEAALKAAEAFV is encoded by the coding sequence ATGGACTTCCTGGACGCCCTGAAGCGCCCGCCCCTGGTCCTGGGCGTGGACCCCAGGCCTGAGCTCCACGGCCGGGACCCCCTGGCCCACATCCGGAGCTACACCCTGGCCCTGATGGAGGCCCTGGCCCCGAGGCTGGCCGCGGTCAAGTTCCAGCTGGCCTTCTTTGAGGCCCTGGGCCCCCAGGGGATGGGGCTTCTTTTTGAGCTGGCGAGTGGGGCCCGGGTCATGGGGCTTCCCGTCCTCTTTGACGGGAAGCGGGGGGATATCGGCCCCACCGCGGCGGCCTACGCCCGGGCCTACCTCGAGGCCTTCCCGGGGAGCGGCCTCACCGTCAACCCCTACCTGGGGCTGGACGCCCTGGAGCCCTTTTTAGAGGCCGCCCGGAGGACCGGGGGGGCGGTCTTCGTCCTGGTCAAGACCTCCAACCCGGGCTCGGGCTTCCTGCAGGACCTCCCGGTGGAGGGGCGGCCCCTTTGGGAGCGGCTTCTGGAGGCCCTGGCGGCTCTAGAGGAGGGCCAGCCGGGCTGGAGCCGGGTCGGGGGGGTGGTGGGGGGGACCTACCCCGAGGCGGTGCGCCGGGCCCGCGCCCTCGCCCCCCGCCTTCCCCTTTTGGTGCCGGGGCTGGGGGCGCAAGGGGGCGGGTTTTTCCGGGAGGAGGGGGTGCTGAACGCCGCCAGCCGGGCCCTGTACTACCCCGGGGGGCGGCCCGACCTCGAGGCGGCCCTGAAGGCGGCGGAGGCTTTCGTATAG
- a CDS encoding PIG-L deacetylase family protein yields the protein MDLLVVVPHPDDEVFGAGGLLVLAKRDGLRTGVLTLTRGEAGRTLGLCTKEELPQRRVEELRRSAEILGVDRLEVLSFPNGLPQDRDDLPRGPFSGRSLLDHPEAEEAIRERVLAWRPRYLVTFPPDGINGHPDHVACSRYATRAASGLARLFYYAPPQGGLPITHRLRLPEEALARKLRAIAQYKTQALSVLAFMERAPERLWTETFHEVGKEGVWEGKWW from the coding sequence CTGGACCTCTTGGTGGTGGTCCCCCACCCGGACGACGAGGTCTTCGGGGCGGGGGGGCTTTTGGTCTTGGCCAAGCGGGACGGGCTCAGGACCGGGGTCCTGACCCTGACCCGGGGAGAGGCGGGCAGGACGCTCGGGCTCTGCACAAAGGAGGAGCTTCCCCAAAGGCGGGTGGAGGAGCTTCGGCGCTCGGCCGAGATCCTGGGGGTGGACCGCCTCGAGGTCCTCTCCTTCCCCAACGGCCTCCCCCAGGACAGGGACGACCTGCCCCGGGGGCCCTTCAGCGGGCGAAGCCTCCTGGACCACCCGGAGGCGGAAGAGGCCATCCGGGAACGGGTCCTGGCCTGGCGGCCCCGGTACCTGGTCACCTTCCCCCCGGACGGGATCAACGGCCACCCCGACCACGTGGCCTGCAGCCGGTACGCCACCCGGGCCGCCTCGGGCCTGGCCCGGCTCTTCTACTACGCGCCCCCCCAGGGCGGCCTGCCCATCACCCACCGGCTCAGGCTCCCCGAGGAGGCCCTGGCCAGGAAGCTCCGGGCCATCGCCCAGTACAAGACGCAGGCCCTCTCCGTGCTGGCCTTCATGGAAAGGGCCCCGGAGCGGCTGTGGACCGAGACCTTCCACGAGGTGGGAAAGGAGGGCGTGTGGGAGGGGAAGTGGTGGTGA
- a CDS encoding archease has protein sequence MVVTPLDHTADVGFQVEAQSLEDLFLGAMRGLLEVMFARPPIEGSRRKRLRLEAPDLETLLVRFLNELIYLVQTKGFVPGRGRLRIERTGEGVALSATLWGEGFREEFGFLGEVKSATFHGLAVRQEDGRWRARVILDV, from the coding sequence GTGGTGGTGACCCCCCTGGACCACACCGCGGACGTGGGGTTCCAGGTGGAGGCGCAAAGCCTGGAGGACCTCTTTCTGGGCGCGATGCGGGGGCTTCTGGAGGTGATGTTCGCCCGGCCCCCCATAGAGGGGAGCAGGCGGAAGAGGCTCCGCCTCGAGGCCCCGGACCTGGAAACCCTCCTGGTGCGGTTTTTGAACGAGCTGATCTACCTGGTCCAGACCAAGGGCTTCGTCCCGGGGAGGGGCCGGCTCAGGATAGAAAGGACCGGGGAGGGGGTGGCCCTTTCCGCCACCTTGTGGGGGGAGGGCTTCCGGGAGGAGTTCGGCTTCCTGGGAGAGGTGAAGAGCGCCACCTTCCACGGCCTGGCCGTCCGGCAGGAGGACGGGAGGTGGCGGGCCCGGGTGATCCTAGACGTGTAG
- the plsX gene encoding phosphate acyltransferase PlsX, which translates to MKPIALDAMGGDHAPQVTVEGALQAHKAGVPVLLVGDEARLRPLVQGALPIHHAPDFIAMTEHATEVRRRRESSIMVAMELLKRGEVEAVVSMGHTGATMAAALFVLGRVKGVERPALLVEFPSQKGRTFLLDGGANADCRPSFLVQFAAMGLAYAEASGVRGKVGLLSIGEEEGKGNALVLETYPLLKEAFKDRFYGNVEGRDIFLGTAEVVVTDGFTGNVVLKLAEGEARVLFGWIKESLSTGLLARIGGLLVRPALRRLYARVDPSSYGAMPLLGVEGTVFIGHGSADARAVKSALQRAHALVKAGLMDRVRASIQALHV; encoded by the coding sequence ATGAAGCCCATCGCCCTGGACGCCATGGGGGGCGACCACGCCCCCCAGGTCACGGTGGAAGGGGCGCTTCAGGCCCACAAGGCGGGGGTTCCCGTCCTCCTGGTGGGGGACGAGGCCCGGCTCCGCCCCCTGGTCCAGGGGGCTTTGCCCATTCACCACGCCCCGGACTTCATCGCCATGACCGAGCACGCCACCGAGGTGCGCAGGCGGCGGGAGAGCTCCATCATGGTGGCCATGGAGCTCCTCAAGCGGGGCGAGGTGGAGGCGGTGGTCTCCATGGGGCACACGGGGGCCACCATGGCCGCCGCCCTCTTCGTCTTGGGCCGGGTGAAGGGGGTGGAGCGGCCCGCCCTCTTGGTGGAGTTCCCGAGCCAGAAGGGGCGGACCTTTCTCCTGGACGGGGGGGCGAACGCGGACTGCCGCCCCTCCTTCCTGGTCCAGTTCGCCGCCATGGGCCTGGCCTACGCGGAGGCCAGCGGAGTAAGGGGAAAGGTGGGCCTGCTCTCCATCGGGGAGGAGGAGGGAAAGGGGAACGCCTTGGTCCTGGAGACCTACCCCCTTCTGAAGGAGGCCTTTAAGGACCGGTTCTACGGCAACGTGGAAGGGCGGGACATCTTCCTGGGCACCGCCGAGGTGGTGGTGACGGACGGCTTCACCGGGAACGTGGTCTTGAAGCTGGCGGAAGGGGAGGCCCGGGTCCTCTTCGGCTGGATCAAAGAGTCCCTCTCCACCGGCCTTCTGGCCCGCATCGGGGGGCTTCTCGTCCGCCCCGCCCTGAGGAGGCTGTACGCCCGGGTGGACCCCTCTAGCTACGGGGCCATGCCCCTTCTGGGGGTGGAGGGGACGGTCTTCATCGGCCACGGCTCCGCCGACGCCCGGGCGGTAAAGAGCGCGCTCCAGCGGGCCCACGCCCTGGTGAAGGCGGGGCTTATGGACCGGGTGCGGGCCTCCATCCAGGCCCTACACGTCTAG
- the trxA gene encoding thioredoxin has protein sequence MAKPVEVTDQTFDQTLRDNPLVLVDFWAEWCAPCRMIAPILEELARDYAGQLVVAKLDVDENPKTAMRYRVMSIPTVILFKNGEPVEVLVGARPRRDFEARIQKHLPAKA, from the coding sequence ATGGCGAAGCCCGTGGAGGTGACCGACCAGACCTTTGACCAGACCCTCAGGGACAACCCCCTGGTCCTGGTGGACTTCTGGGCCGAGTGGTGCGCCCCCTGCCGGATGATCGCCCCCATCCTCGAGGAACTGGCCCGGGACTACGCGGGCCAGCTCGTGGTGGCCAAGCTGGACGTGGACGAGAACCCCAAGACCGCCATGCGCTACCGGGTGATGAGCATCCCCACGGTCATCCTCTTCAAGAACGGCGAGCCGGTGGAGGTCCTGGTGGGGGCGAGGCCCAGGCGGGACTTTGAGGCCCGCATCCAGAAGCACCTGCCCGCCAAGGCATGA
- a CDS encoding RNA-binding protein S1 — MGVQAGDIVEGRVTRVVDFGAFVELPGGETGLVHISQIAHEYVKNVRDFLNEGDIIQVMVLGRDPKGRLDLSVKELLPPPENPEPPRPRRLPRQAPEFENKLKSFLRGSGGFGDKGKKGKGGKKRR, encoded by the coding sequence GTGGGAGTGCAAGCAGGAGACATCGTGGAGGGCCGCGTCACGCGGGTGGTGGACTTTGGAGCCTTCGTGGAGCTCCCGGGAGGGGAGACGGGTCTGGTGCACATCTCCCAGATCGCCCACGAGTACGTGAAGAACGTCCGGGACTTCCTGAACGAGGGGGACATCATCCAGGTCATGGTCCTGGGCCGGGACCCCAAGGGGCGGCTGGACCTCTCGGTCAAGGAACTCCTCCCCCCCCCGGAGAACCCCGAGCCCCCCAGGCCCAGGCGGCTTCCCCGTCAGGCCCCGGAGTTTGAGAACAAGCTCAAGAGCTTCCTCCGGGGCTCAGGGGGCTTTGGCGACAAAGGGAAGAAGGGCAAGGGCGGGAAGAAGCGGCGTTAA